In Sulfuracidifex metallicus DSM 6482 = JCM 9184, a single window of DNA contains:
- a CDS encoding M48 family metalloprotease — MNYFELISIALAFILLLPFTLVPWMLKKKSYPIDYYHDQIRVLKGYSQINAFSVRGIRSHLILISESTLNLDYNELQAIIAHEEGHIKLNHHVKMTLVMGIPIYTSLLLIIKGEVFFAIPILLITLLAQKVISRRFELEADRYALKTTSRDELASVISRYGERRSSLISTHPDVSTRLKNIGYS; from the coding sequence ATGAACTATTTCGAATTGATCTCCATTGCTTTAGCTTTCATTCTGTTATTACCCTTTACTTTAGTTCCATGGATGTTAAAGAAAAAGAGCTATCCTATTGATTATTATCACGATCAGATAAGAGTGCTGAAAGGATATTCGCAGATTAATGCATTCTCCGTGAGAGGGATCAGATCTCACTTAATTCTAATAAGCGAAAGTACACTGAATTTAGATTACAATGAGCTACAAGCAATAATAGCACATGAAGAAGGCCATATTAAATTGAATCATCATGTTAAAATGACATTAGTAATGGGAATACCAATTTATACATCTTTGTTACTCATTATAAAAGGAGAGGTTTTTTTCGCAATACCTATTTTGCTCATAACATTGTTGGCTCAAAAGGTAATTTCAAGAAGATTTGAACTAGAAGCTGATAGGTACGCTCTGAAGACCACATCAAGGGACGAACTGGCAAGTGTAATTTCTAGATACGGTGAGAGACGCAGTTCGCTTATTTCTACTCATCCTGATGTTTCGACAAGACTTAAGAACATAGGATACAGCTAA
- the cobS gene encoding adenosylcobinamide-GDP ribazoletransferase, which yields MRKLKAVIAQLAFFSTIPVKIDLTLEEIASASIVAPLFVGMIAGLIDFATYYLGWMIVGNVAKYILIAEVELFRGFHHLDGLLDTGDALMIADKEKKMRALKDVQVGAGGIGMTLVYLSLMLVSLSLFSSPSLAVFATLVSAEVLARGTGMLSLLGKPLEGSFLGSTFSKYIKRYFYVILITIIPFISIGGAIALLFSVVLILIFERNLGGSSGDLVGAVITLSFPIFIIGELKCLESLFWLFLSIF from the coding sequence ATGCGGAAGTTAAAAGCGGTGATAGCTCAACTAGCATTCTTTTCAACAATTCCAGTAAAAATTGATTTGACTCTAGAGGAAATAGCTTCGGCTAGCATCGTTGCTCCCTTGTTTGTTGGAATGATAGCTGGGCTCATAGACTTCGCAACGTATTACTTAGGTTGGATGATAGTTGGAAATGTAGCCAAATACATTCTTATAGCAGAGGTAGAACTTTTCAGGGGTTTTCACCATTTAGATGGATTACTTGACACTGGAGATGCCCTAATGATTGCAGACAAGGAAAAGAAAATGAGAGCTCTGAAGGATGTCCAAGTTGGAGCTGGAGGAATAGGAATGACATTGGTTTACTTGTCTCTAATGTTAGTCTCATTGTCTCTATTTTCTTCCCCGTCGTTGGCTGTGTTTGCAACTCTAGTCTCTGCTGAGGTACTAGCCAGAGGCACAGGAATGCTGTCATTATTAGGAAAACCTTTGGAGGGAAGCTTCCTTGGTTCTACGTTCTCAAAATACATTAAGAGGTACTTTTACGTAATATTAATCACGATAATACCTTTCATCTCTATAGGGGGAGCAATTGCGCTCCTATTTTCAGTTGTTTTAATCCTGATCTTCGAAAGAAACTTAGGAGGGTCGTCAGGAGATCTAGTAGGAGCAGTGATCACGCTTTCCTTCCCTATTTTCATCATAGGTGAATTAAAATGCTTGGAGTCCTTATTCTGGCTCTTCTTATCGATCTTTTAG
- a CDS encoding cobyric acid synthase: MALLIASTMSDSGKSLVTAGLSRIMTAKPMKVQNMSLNSYSTSDGGEISFIQAYQAIGAGLNPSRENNPILLKPTGKGIEVVFMGDPLGIFNADIYYSMIGSLWDKIKGIVSRDHVIEGAGGMGEPNFLDKDITVHKVASELKVNIILVLDIDRGGAFASAYGTYMMSPPSVRERMVGFIINKFRGDPKYLDPAISWLKGRTGMVHLGTIPYEEGLNMMPEDSMNVFPFGEGDLEVGVIAYPYMSNFNELFALVKSNSSVKFVRDLGSLKRSDVVILPGSRNTIESLSWLRSKGFEDVIKRKSVIGICGGFQMMGSTLIDKIGIESGTPGTYNGMGIFDFDVIYGERKVISQSFSSFKGGLRGYEIRRGEISYRQDPLYVIERRNGKDVEVYDGAMNGDKIGTSVHGFMFSPGGKSLLKEVGIKINSSSLEEEISSQVSLIEKMLRSSVDLDKIEEIYKS; the protein is encoded by the coding sequence GTGGCTCTTCTAATAGCTTCTACTATGAGCGACTCTGGTAAGTCCCTCGTCACAGCTGGCTTGTCAAGAATTATGACAGCTAAACCAATGAAAGTTCAAAATATGTCTCTAAACAGTTACTCTACTTCAGATGGAGGTGAGATCTCCTTCATTCAGGCATATCAGGCAATAGGTGCCGGTTTAAATCCATCAAGGGAGAATAATCCCATTCTACTTAAACCAACGGGTAAAGGAATAGAGGTTGTATTTATGGGAGATCCGTTGGGGATCTTCAACGCAGATATCTATTACTCCATGATAGGCTCGCTGTGGGATAAGATCAAAGGGATAGTATCTAGGGACCATGTTATTGAGGGAGCAGGAGGAATGGGTGAGCCAAATTTTTTAGATAAAGATATCACAGTACATAAAGTAGCCTCCGAGTTAAAGGTAAATATTATTCTAGTTCTTGACATTGATAGAGGAGGAGCCTTTGCCTCAGCATATGGTACATATATGATGTCTCCACCTTCTGTTAGGGAAAGAATGGTTGGTTTCATAATAAATAAGTTCAGGGGAGATCCTAAGTACCTTGACCCAGCCATTTCTTGGCTCAAAGGAAGGACAGGGATGGTTCACTTAGGTACTATACCTTACGAGGAAGGGCTTAACATGATGCCAGAGGACTCAATGAACGTGTTCCCTTTCGGAGAGGGTGACCTAGAGGTTGGAGTAATAGCTTATCCTTATATGAGCAACTTCAACGAGCTTTTTGCTCTTGTTAAATCTAATTCTTCAGTCAAGTTTGTAAGGGATTTAGGGAGTTTGAAGAGAAGCGATGTGGTAATACTTCCAGGCAGTAGGAACACAATCGAATCACTTTCGTGGCTAAGGTCTAAAGGATTTGAGGATGTTATTAAAAGAAAATCCGTCATTGGGATATGCGGAGGATTTCAAATGATGGGTTCTACATTAATTGATAAGATAGGCATTGAGAGTGGAACCCCTGGGACTTACAACGGCATGGGTATCTTCGACTTTGACGTCATATACGGAGAAAGAAAGGTGATTTCACAGTCTTTCTCTTCTTTTAAAGGCGGTTTGAGAGGCTATGAAATTAGAAGAGGAGAAATATCATATCGCCAAGATCCTCTATATGTCATAGAGCGGAGAAACGGAAAGGATGTGGAAGTATATGACGGAGCCATGAACGGAGATAAAATTGGTACAAGCGTGCATGGATTCATGTTCTCTCCTGGCGGGAAATCTCTGCTTAAAGAGGTGGGAATTAAGATAAACTCATCTTCTCTAGAGGAGGAAATATCAAGTCAAGTCTCGTTGATAGAAAAGATGCTTAGGTCTTCAGTTGATCTTGACAAAATAGAAGAAATTTATAAGTCGTAG
- a CDS encoding zinc-dependent dehydrogenase: MEIPKLSEGDILVKMKACGLCGTDVEKICGQYTASQPIIGHEPTGIIEESRAEGYKKGERVFAHHHVPCYECYYCKKGSPTMCPYYRKTNIEPGGFSEYFRVPAWNVERGGVLKLPDNVSFDEGSFIEPLATVVRGQRRVKIDEGDTVLVVGAGPMGLLHVMTAKRNKAKQVVISDVSDFRVEFASTIADYSLNSTKVKVQEEVRKLTDGRGADVAIIASGAPRAILDGLRSVRKGGRVLLFGVPFKGTVLDYDVSDLLNNEISVISSNAAVEEDTREALKMLENREVNVEKLVTHHFPLDQFEDAVRISKEGKTIKAVIYS; encoded by the coding sequence ATGGAAATACCAAAGCTGAGTGAAGGTGATATTCTAGTTAAGATGAAAGCATGTGGGCTTTGTGGTACGGATGTAGAGAAGATATGCGGTCAATACACTGCGTCACAACCAATTATAGGACATGAACCGACAGGAATTATAGAGGAAAGTAGAGCTGAAGGCTATAAGAAAGGAGAAAGGGTATTTGCCCACCATCACGTTCCGTGCTATGAGTGTTACTATTGTAAAAAGGGTAGCCCAACCATGTGTCCTTACTATAGAAAAACTAATATAGAGCCAGGAGGTTTTTCGGAATATTTCAGAGTACCAGCGTGGAACGTGGAAAGAGGAGGAGTCCTGAAATTACCCGATAACGTTAGTTTCGACGAAGGCTCCTTCATAGAGCCTCTAGCTACGGTAGTAAGAGGGCAGAGGAGAGTAAAGATTGATGAAGGAGATACGGTTTTGGTTGTCGGTGCAGGTCCTATGGGTTTGCTTCACGTTATGACCGCAAAGAGAAACAAGGCTAAACAAGTCGTAATAAGTGACGTATCAGATTTCAGAGTCGAGTTCGCATCTACCATTGCAGACTATTCTTTAAACTCTACCAAGGTAAAGGTGCAAGAAGAAGTGAGAAAGCTGACCGACGGAAGAGGCGCAGACGTCGCAATTATAGCTTCTGGTGCACCGCGCGCAATACTAGACGGGCTTAGGTCAGTGAGAAAAGGAGGTAGAGTACTTCTCTTCGGCGTACCGTTTAAGGGTACAGTGTTAGATTATGATGTAAGTGATTTACTTAATAACGAGATATCTGTCATTTCCTCCAACGCTGCAGTAGAAGAAGACACGAGAGAGGCGTTGAAAATGCTGGAGAATAGGGAGGTAAACGTAGAAAAATTGGTGACCCATCACTTCCCTCTAGATCAATTCGAGGATGCCGTAAGGATATCCAAGGAGGGAAAGACCATAAAGGCAGTAATCTACAGCTAA
- a CDS encoding cobalamin biosynthesis protein encodes MLGVLILALLIDLLGEPPIFIHPVVWTGKISERLIKPFKGRAYGVFIWTASVLPVLLLFTVLLSLNVPYLVKIIIAVYSLKISFSISMLYRLVKNSVGENGKENAQQLVRRDLKKEDQGHVISAAIESLFESTVDGITSPIFWFILLGIPGALLQRLANTMDSMVGYKTPELEKEGWFSAKVDTVINYVPARLTFLFMILAGYLLNMNVRKCVKNVRKTTIESINARYPISCSAGLLDVKLEKRGFYSENDDANLPDEGKLKDALMLFRVTLFIFMTFALAVDYCLYGLSLLGYPYGILELI; translated from the coding sequence ATGCTTGGAGTCCTTATTCTGGCTCTTCTTATCGATCTTTTAGGTGAACCTCCTATCTTTATTCACCCAGTTGTTTGGACTGGAAAGATATCTGAAAGACTCATAAAGCCATTTAAGGGAAGAGCTTATGGAGTTTTCATATGGACTGCTTCAGTTTTGCCAGTTCTTCTTCTTTTCACTGTACTTTTATCGCTTAATGTTCCCTACTTGGTCAAGATTATCATAGCGGTTTATTCCCTTAAGATATCATTTTCAATTTCTATGCTTTACCGATTGGTAAAAAATAGCGTCGGAGAAAATGGAAAGGAAAACGCACAGCAGCTAGTAAGAAGGGACTTAAAAAAGGAGGATCAAGGACATGTAATATCTGCCGCAATAGAGTCTCTTTTTGAGAGCACAGTTGATGGCATAACTTCTCCCATTTTCTGGTTCATTCTACTGGGAATTCCAGGAGCACTTCTGCAAAGGCTAGCCAACACTATGGATAGTATGGTTGGATATAAAACACCTGAACTTGAAAAGGAGGGCTGGTTTTCAGCAAAGGTAGATACAGTGATAAATTACGTCCCAGCAAGGCTGACCTTTCTCTTCATGATCTTAGCTGGCTATCTTCTTAATATGAACGTGAGAAAATGCGTCAAAAATGTGAGGAAAACTACCATTGAGAGCATTAACGCTAGATACCCCATTTCTTGTAGTGCAGGGTTACTCGACGTTAAACTGGAGAAAAGAGGTTTTTATTCCGAGAATGATGACGCTAATCTCCCAGATGAGGGGAAGCTGAAAGACGCGTTGATGCTATTCCGAGTTACTTTGTTTATTTTCATGACTTTCGCATTAGCTGTAGATTACTGCCTTTATGGTCTTTCCCTCCTTGGATATCCTTACGGCATCCTCGAATTGATCTAG